One genomic window of Campylobacter curvus includes the following:
- a CDS encoding EamA family transporter has protein sequence MQEWALWALASAVFAALTAIFAKIGIEGIDSNFATFIRTLVIVVALILFLTYAKKWQSLETLSAKNWLFLILSGLATGASWLAYFKALQIGKASQVAPIDKFSLVLVVVFAVIFLGERPNIKEWLGIALITSGVFVLVFK, from the coding sequence ATGCAAGAGTGGGCTTTATGGGCATTAGCTTCTGCGGTATTTGCCGCACTGACTGCTATATTTGCAAAGATCGGCATCGAGGGCATAGACTCGAATTTTGCCACTTTTATAAGGACGCTAGTCATAGTAGTAGCCTTGATCCTTTTTCTCACATACGCTAAAAAATGGCAATCCCTTGAAACCTTGAGCGCAAAAAACTGGCTATTTTTGATACTTTCGGGTCTTGCTACCGGGGCATCGTGGCTGGCGTATTTTAAAGCACTTCAAATAGGCAAGGCGTCCCAGGTCGCGCCGATAGATAAATTTAGCCTCGTTTTGGTCGTCGTTTTTGCCGTGATATTTCTGGGGGAGCGTCCTAATATCAAAGAGTGGCTGGGTATCGCACTCATTACGAGTGGCGTTTTCGTGCTGGTTTTTAAGTAA
- a CDS encoding bifunctional aconitate hydratase 2/2-methylisocitrate dehydratase: protein MGFSSEYEKHVREREALGVPPLPLNAEQTRQVCELLRLGGLRESECLGLASGRAPSFELNDENLGKVWEEFEENEKGQIWLVDLLANRVQPGVDDAAKVKAEFLNEIINHDLDIKGLDKFAALKMLGTMLGGYNVIVLIAALDSPDEAVARAACNELKNIIFVHDYFNDVLNLSKHNKFALEVLHSWARAEWFLSREKLPQLIRAVVFKVAGETNTDDLSPASEAFTRSDIPLHANAMLSKRQPGSLETIKELKKSGREVVYVGDVVGTGSSRKSGINSIQWHLGREIEGVPNKKTGGIVIGGVIAPIFFNTAEDSGALPIVADVSALETGDLIDIYPYRGEIVRVGRSGEEGVNLSDESDENEGQIYSDKACLGAGASACQNGAQGQIYDDTANGSHAQAPELVAKFTLSPNTLLDEIRAGGRIPLIIGRGLCTKARAALNLGAEQIFAKPEQPKEDVGGYTLAQKIVGRACGVQGVRAGSYVEPLTLTVGSQDTTGPMTRDEIKELASLGFSCDFVLQSFCHTAAYPKASDAILHKNLPKFINSRGGVSLKPGDGVIHSWLNRMVLPDTVGTGGDSHTRFPIGISFPAGSGLVAFAAVLGAMPLNMPESVLVRFTGQLQEGITLRDLVNAIPYYAIKRGLLSVEKKGKKNVFAGKILEIEGLENLKVEQAFELSDASAERSAAACVVNLDIKPVVEYIRSNVALIEAMINAGYESRATLQRRREKMLAWLENPSLLRADKDARYAEVIEINLNEITEPILACPNDPDDVATLGEILRDERRAKNIDEVFVGSCMTNIGHYRALGEILKGEGQIPTRLWVVPPTKMDKDTLTQEGYYSVFGGAGARIEVPGCSLCMGNQARVRDGAVVFSTSTRNFDNRMGMGAQVYLGSAELAAVCAILGRLPSVDEYMRIVPQKLAGKQEQIYRYLNFNEIENFEIG from the coding sequence ATGGGCTTTTCATCAGAATACGAAAAACACGTGCGTGAGCGAGAGGCGCTTGGAGTGCCACCGTTGCCGTTAAATGCGGAGCAGACGCGTCAAGTTTGCGAGCTTTTGAGGCTTGGCGGACTAAGAGAAAGCGAGTGTCTTGGCCTGGCAAGTGGGCGCGCGCCGAGCTTTGAGCTAAACGATGAAAATTTAGGCAAGGTCTGGGAGGAGTTTGAGGAAAATGAAAAAGGGCAAATTTGGCTCGTAGATCTGCTCGCAAACCGCGTCCAGCCCGGCGTCGATGACGCAGCGAAAGTGAAGGCGGAATTTTTAAACGAGATTATAAATCATGACCTTGATATAAAAGGGCTTGATAAATTTGCCGCACTTAAAATGCTGGGAACGATGCTTGGCGGATACAATGTCATCGTGCTAATCGCCGCGCTTGATAGCCCCGACGAGGCGGTCGCTCGCGCAGCCTGTAATGAGCTAAAAAACATCATTTTCGTGCATGATTATTTTAACGACGTGCTAAATTTAAGCAAGCACAATAAATTTGCCCTCGAAGTCCTGCACTCGTGGGCTAGGGCGGAGTGGTTTTTGTCGCGCGAGAAGCTGCCCCAGCTCATCCGTGCGGTCGTTTTCAAGGTCGCAGGCGAGACCAACACCGACGATCTAAGCCCGGCTAGCGAGGCCTTCACGCGCTCTGACATCCCGCTACACGCAAACGCGATGCTCTCTAAACGCCAGCCGGGCAGCTTAGAGACGATAAAAGAGCTTAAAAAAAGCGGTCGCGAGGTCGTCTATGTGGGCGACGTGGTCGGCACGGGCAGTAGCCGAAAGAGTGGCATAAACTCGATCCAGTGGCATCTAGGGCGCGAGATAGAGGGCGTGCCGAATAAAAAAACGGGCGGCATCGTCATCGGTGGCGTGATCGCTCCGATATTTTTCAACACCGCCGAGGATAGCGGCGCACTGCCGATCGTCGCCGACGTGAGCGCACTCGAAACGGGCGATCTCATCGACATCTACCCGTATCGCGGCGAGATCGTGAGAGTAGGGCGAAGTGGCGAAGAGGGCGTAAATTTAAGTGATGAGAGTGACGAAAATGAGGGGCAAATTTACAGCGATAAGGCGTGTCTGGGTGCAGGAGCTAGCGCGTGTCAAAACGGCGCGCAAGGTCAAATTTATGACGATACCGCAAATGGTTCGCATGCACAAGCTCCCGAGCTGGTCGCTAAATTTACCCTCTCGCCAAACACCCTGCTAGATGAGATTAGAGCCGGCGGGCGCATACCGCTCATCATTGGGCGCGGACTTTGCACGAAGGCTAGGGCGGCTCTAAATTTAGGCGCGGAGCAGATTTTCGCTAAGCCGGAGCAGCCAAAAGAGGACGTCGGCGGCTATACGCTCGCGCAAAAGATAGTCGGCAGGGCGTGCGGTGTGCAGGGCGTGCGAGCCGGCAGCTACGTAGAGCCGCTCACGCTCACGGTCGGCTCGCAGGATACGACCGGGCCGATGACGCGCGACGAGATAAAGGAGCTGGCAAGCCTTGGCTTTTCGTGCGACTTCGTGCTGCAAAGCTTTTGCCATACGGCGGCGTATCCCAAGGCGAGCGACGCGATACTGCATAAAAATTTGCCAAAATTTATCAACTCTCGCGGCGGCGTGAGCTTGAAACCAGGCGATGGCGTCATCCACTCGTGGCTAAATCGCATGGTACTGCCCGACACGGTCGGTACGGGCGGGGATAGCCATACGCGCTTTCCTATCGGTATCAGCTTCCCGGCGGGTAGCGGGCTGGTGGCGTTTGCCGCGGTGCTGGGCGCTATGCCGCTAAATATGCCAGAGTCCGTGCTGGTGCGCTTCACGGGGCAACTGCAAGAGGGCATCACGCTGCGAGACCTCGTCAATGCGATCCCCTACTACGCGATAAAGCGCGGGCTGCTAAGCGTCGAAAAGAAGGGCAAGAAAAACGTCTTTGCGGGTAAAATTTTAGAGATCGAGGGACTGGAAAATTTAAAGGTCGAGCAGGCTTTCGAACTTAGCGACGCCTCCGCCGAGCGCTCCGCCGCTGCGTGCGTGGTAAATTTAGACATCAAGCCCGTGGTGGAGTATATCCGCTCAAATGTCGCGCTCATCGAAGCGATGATAAACGCGGGCTACGAGAGCCGCGCTACATTACAGCGTCGCCGCGAAAAGATGCTCGCGTGGCTGGAAAATCCGAGCCTTCTAAGGGCTGATAAGGACGCGAGATACGCCGAAGTGATCGAGATAAATTTAAATGAGATCACCGAGCCGATACTGGCGTGCCCGAACGATCCCGACGATGTCGCGACGCTGGGCGAGATTTTGCGCGATGAAAGGCGGGCGAAAAATATCGACGAGGTTTTTGTGGGAAGCTGCATGACGAACATCGGGCACTACCGCGCTTTGGGCGAGATCTTAAAGGGCGAGGGGCAGATCCCTACGCGCCTTTGGGTCGTGCCGCCGACGAAAATGGATAAAGACACTCTCACGCAGGAGGGGTATTACAGCGTGTTTGGCGGGGCTGGCGCGCGTATAGAGGTGCCTGGCTGCTCGCTTTGCATGGGTAATCAAGCCCGCGTGCGAGACGGCGCGGTGGTGTTCTCGACCTCGACGCGAAATTTCGACAATCGCATGGGCATGGGCGCGCAGGTGTATCTTGGCAGTGCCGAGCTGGCGGCGGTCTGCGCGATACTTGGCAGGCTGCCAAGCGTGGATGAATACATGCGAATCGTCCCGCAAAAGCTCGCTGGCAAGCAAGAGCAAATTTATCGGTATTTAAATTTTAACGAGATAGAAAATTTTGAGATCGGGTGA
- a CDS encoding alpha/beta hydrolase has protein sequence MRAKFTLALLAVLLGGALNAAQFRAEDKVAEEYKPYMQSWAVDFSDANLRATAKKRQDELAASTMQPTASLIAPANGEQPAVPLYLYRGKNAPQLSPLIYFIHGGGYLMGNAKSKGARLMQLANELNATVASVEYRLSSVAPFPADLNDAYNGLKYLFENAKSLGLDRRKVVVMGESAGGGLAARLALYARDKGELSLAGQVLVYPMLDHRTGGADSIYDDKNTGEFVWTAAANVAGWTALRGGQAISEEQMPYFSPALAKNLRGLPQVFMVTGELDLFVHEDIDYANRLLANGVSTELLVIPNVFHSFDSVNENSPQTKLYFKLRNEAIERMFKAAK, from the coding sequence ATGAGAGCAAAATTTACGCTCGCTTTGCTTGCCGTTTTGCTTGGCGGTGCGCTAAATGCGGCACAGTTTCGCGCAGAGGACAAGGTCGCCGAGGAATACAAGCCCTACATGCAAAGCTGGGCGGTCGATTTTTCAGACGCAAATTTAAGAGCCACCGCGAAAAAGAGGCAAGACGAGCTAGCCGCGAGCACGATGCAGCCCACAGCCAGCCTCATCGCTCCCGCAAATGGCGAGCAGCCCGCCGTGCCGCTGTATCTTTACCGTGGCAAAAACGCGCCGCAGCTCTCGCCTCTCATTTATTTCATCCACGGCGGCGGCTATCTGATGGGCAACGCAAAGTCTAAGGGTGCGCGCCTCATGCAGCTTGCAAACGAGCTAAACGCCACGGTCGCGAGCGTGGAGTATCGTTTGTCGAGCGTCGCACCCTTTCCTGCCGATCTAAACGACGCTTATAACGGGCTGAAATATCTTTTTGAAAACGCAAAAAGCCTAGGACTAGATAGGCGCAAGGTCGTCGTGATGGGCGAGAGCGCAGGCGGCGGACTGGCGGCGAGGCTAGCGCTCTATGCGCGCGACAAGGGCGAGCTTAGCCTAGCCGGGCAGGTGCTCGTCTATCCGATGCTAGATCACCGCACGGGCGGAGCGGACTCGATATATGACGATAAAAATACGGGCGAGTTCGTCTGGACGGCGGCGGCAAATGTCGCGGGCTGGACGGCTCTGCGCGGCGGACAAGCGATCAGTGAAGAACAAATGCCGTATTTCTCGCCTGCGCTCGCTAAAAATTTACGCGGCTTGCCGCAGGTTTTTATGGTCACGGGCGAGCTTGATCTTTTCGTACACGAGGATATCGACTATGCAAATAGACTGCTCGCAAACGGCGTCAGTACCGAGCTTTTGGTGATCCCAAACGTCTTTCACAGCTTTGATAGCGTAAATGAAAACTCGCCGCAGACGAAGCTTTATTTTAAGCTGCGAAACGAGGCAATAGAGCGGATGTTTAAGGCGGCAAAGTGA
- a CDS encoding bifunctional 3,4-dihydroxy-2-butanone 4-phosphate synthase/GTP cyclohydrolase II — translation MSFGKVIQAIEDIKNGKMIVMVDDEDRENEGDLIFAASMSDTQKVNFAITHAKGVLCLAMDEANAKRLDLPLMVAKNTSSHETAFTVTIDAKEAVTGVSAYERDMTMRLAADVDSRPNDFVRPGHIFPLIAKKGGVLVRTGHTEGSVDLCRLAGITPMAAICEIVKDDGTMARRDYLEEFCKRYDLNMIAVSDLVEYRLSHESLIKVGEKTPVKIAGYDAFRYGITDHKGKEHAAFVFGEISQTANVKFQKSVKDYELLSSPKFSDLLKNIEFLNKNNGVLIFLDSEKMTSNSTKDYGIGAQILKHFGVKEIELITSNKNKEFIGISGFGLDIKGYKDI, via the coding sequence ATGTCTTTTGGTAAAGTTATACAAGCGATCGAAGATATAAAAAACGGCAAAATGATCGTCATGGTTGATGATGAAGACCGCGAGAACGAGGGCGATTTGATATTTGCAGCGAGCATGAGCGACACTCAAAAGGTAAATTTCGCTATCACGCACGCAAAAGGGGTGCTGTGCCTAGCGATGGATGAAGCCAACGCGAAGAGGCTTGATCTTCCGCTCATGGTGGCAAAAAATACATCCAGCCATGAGACCGCATTTACCGTTACTATCGATGCCAAAGAGGCTGTTACGGGAGTCAGCGCATACGAGCGGGATATGACGATGAGGCTTGCGGCAGATGTTGATTCTCGTCCCAATGATTTCGTAAGGCCCGGGCACATATTCCCCCTTATCGCCAAAAAAGGCGGCGTGCTAGTTAGGACCGGACACACCGAAGGCTCGGTCGATCTTTGTAGGCTTGCAGGCATCACTCCTATGGCGGCGATTTGTGAGATCGTAAAAGATGACGGGACGATGGCTAGACGCGATTATTTGGAGGAATTTTGTAAAAGATATGACCTCAATATGATAGCCGTTTCAGACCTCGTCGAGTATCGTTTGAGTCATGAAAGCCTGATAAAAGTCGGCGAGAAGACGCCTGTAAAGATCGCCGGATACGACGCATTCAGATACGGTATCACCGATCATAAAGGCAAAGAGCATGCAGCTTTTGTATTTGGTGAAATTTCACAAACGGCTAATGTAAAATTTCAAAAATCAGTAAAAGACTACGAGCTTTTAAGCTCTCCTAAATTTTCCGATCTACTCAAAAATATAGAATTTTTAAACAAAAATAACGGCGTACTCATATTTTTAGATAGCGAAAAGATGACTTCAAATTCTACGAAAGACTATGGCATTGGCGCGCAGATTTTAAAACATTTTGGCGTAAAAGAGATCGAGCTGATAACTTCAAATAAAAATAAAGAATTTATAGGTATCAGTGGATTTGGGCTTGATATAAAAGGTTACAAGGATATTTAA
- a CDS encoding WGR domain-containing protein — protein MLEILRFTDEKSDKFWKIEALGCEFALNWGKFGTSGRYEIKEFDSEPECEKQAQKLLASKLKKGYARSELPSGHLYFDTDEFGLHPLTSHPNFRRYFSDAIYYDECDEEAPFGSDDGNDAFKSLQEAFRKGDVQALKFVRDLLEREWDFTYLPPDKNQSDEELKGLAKRDFNGLLGDQIMYSNDQVIIAIAFGEIKISGKMSDKNLALLALDSMERIERLNRLVWGHAGDESFYAATMRRDLMKFMAEQLG, from the coding sequence ATGCTAGAAATTTTACGTTTCACTGACGAAAAGTCGGATAAGTTTTGGAAAATCGAGGCGCTCGGGTGCGAATTTGCTTTAAACTGGGGCAAATTTGGCACGAGCGGCAGATATGAGATAAAGGAGTTTGACAGCGAGCCAGAGTGCGAAAAGCAGGCGCAAAAGCTGCTTGCCTCCAAGCTAAAAAAGGGCTACGCGCGCAGCGAGCTTCCCAGCGGACATCTTTACTTTGACACCGATGAATTCGGGCTTCATCCGCTCACGAGCCATCCAAATTTTAGGCGGTATTTTTCAGATGCGATCTACTATGACGAGTGCGACGAGGAAGCTCCTTTTGGCAGCGATGACGGCAATGACGCGTTTAAATCGCTGCAAGAGGCGTTTCGCAAGGGCGATGTGCAGGCGCTTAAATTCGTGCGAGATTTGTTAGAGCGCGAGTGGGACTTCACCTATCTGCCACCGGATAAAAATCAAAGCGACGAGGAGCTAAAAGGCCTCGCAAAGCGTGATTTTAATGGGCTTTTGGGCGATCAGATCATGTATAGCAACGATCAAGTCATCATCGCCATTGCATTTGGCGAGATCAAAATTTCTGGCAAGATGAGCGATAAAAATTTAGCCCTCTTGGCGCTTGACTCTATGGAGCGCATAGAGCGGCTAAACCGCCTAGTTTGGGGACACGCGGGCGATGAGTCGTTTTATGCTGCGACCATGCGCCGCGACCTGATGAAATTTATGGCGGAGCAGTTGGGGTAA
- a CDS encoding methylated-DNA--[protein]-cysteine S-methyltransferase, which produces MQKAYFDSPIGVLEICGDESGVCELNFVREFIKTDVTDANLKLCLSELAQYFKGELKIFTTKLNISGTAFQKSVYENLLKIPYGETITYAQLAQMTGKERAYRAAGSANAKNKIPIIIPCHRVVAANGLGGYSGGDGLATKIWLLEHERANLAK; this is translated from the coding sequence TTGCAAAAGGCTTATTTTGACTCGCCGATCGGGGTTTTAGAGATATGCGGCGATGAGAGCGGAGTTTGCGAGCTAAATTTTGTGCGAGAATTTATCAAAACGGACGTGACGGATGCAAATTTAAAGCTTTGTTTAAGCGAACTCGCGCAGTATTTTAAAGGCGAGCTTAAAATTTTCACCACAAAGCTAAACATCAGCGGCACAGCATTTCAAAAAAGCGTCTATGAAAATTTGCTCAAAATCCCATACGGCGAGACGATCACTTACGCGCAGCTCGCGCAGATGACGGGCAAAGAGCGGGCATACCGCGCGGCAGGCTCGGCAAACGCCAAAAATAAAATCCCCATCATCATCCCCTGCCACCGAGTGGTCGCCGCAAACGGGCTTGGCGGATACTCTGGCGGCGATGGGCTCGCGACCAAAATTTGGCTTTTGGAGCATGAGAGGGCGAATTTAGCAAAATGA
- a CDS encoding ankyrin repeat domain-containing protein, producing the protein MKRLSIFLLFLSNLIAHAQGLSCENLGSKEAFASAPKDFVYMDEKIFSCDGSALNLAVVKDLFDAAKVVRGENQSCVGNIVYTENLNKFRWLVLEASFAPSIYAKTLEKPEISEAQKDAQMDYFRYWANKSLYNFIKYKEFLKFYNDAQTPLVKFYEDKGIDAGSAAYYATSLVGEFLTFAVGKQDINATNKPALSDEQKILSDKTAGFDYIASLLYSKNFTPFELTNMLDTALLYEQDTDVINEILKRGAQINAGDETPIFFALKNLKNVEFLIKKGADVNHKNFFGKSALFYAVQFDDARLTQLLIANGANVNERYIDENTKIAMLNLGEESFLGNTCALEHTSRSVFMHAAAHSSAEILELLRQSGADIQAVDEAGFNAMDYAVKNGNDAAVGYLKTLNLKPNIE; encoded by the coding sequence ATGAAAAGGTTGAGTATTTTTTTGCTTTTTTTATCGAACTTGATTGCGCATGCGCAGGGGCTTAGCTGCGAGAATTTGGGCTCTAAAGAGGCATTTGCCAGCGCTCCTAAAGATTTTGTGTATATGGATGAGAAAATTTTCTCCTGCGACGGATCGGCGCTAAATTTAGCTGTCGTGAAAGATCTCTTTGACGCCGCAAAGGTCGTGCGCGGCGAAAATCAAAGCTGCGTGGGAAACATCGTTTATACTGAAAATTTAAATAAATTTAGATGGCTCGTTTTAGAGGCCAGCTTCGCTCCGTCGATCTATGCAAAAACGCTTGAAAAGCCCGAGATCTCCGAGGCTCAAAAAGACGCTCAGATGGACTATTTTAGGTACTGGGCAAACAAATCGCTATATAATTTCATCAAATACAAAGAATTTTTAAAATTTTATAACGACGCACAAACTCCACTCGTGAAATTTTATGAAGATAAGGGAATAGATGCTGGCAGTGCGGCGTATTACGCTACGAGCTTGGTCGGAGAATTCCTCACTTTCGCCGTCGGCAAGCAAGATATAAACGCCACGAATAAGCCCGCGCTCTCTGATGAGCAGAAAATTTTGAGCGATAAGACGGCCGGATTTGACTACATCGCTTCGCTGCTTTACTCTAAAAATTTTACCCCGTTTGAGCTCACGAATATGCTAGATACCGCGCTTTTATACGAGCAAGACACCGATGTCATAAACGAAATTTTAAAACGCGGCGCGCAGATAAATGCAGGCGATGAGACGCCAATATTTTTCGCTCTTAAAAATTTAAAAAACGTCGAATTTCTGATAAAAAAGGGTGCAGACGTAAATCATAAAAATTTTTTCGGAAAGAGCGCTTTGTTTTATGCCGTGCAGTTTGACGATGCGAGGCTGACGCAGCTTTTGATCGCAAACGGCGCGAACGTCAATGAAAGATACATCGATGAGAATACCAAGATCGCTATGCTAAATTTAGGCGAGGAGTCGTTTTTGGGCAACACTTGCGCGCTCGAGCACACGTCAAGGTCGGTTTTCATGCACGCAGCGGCGCATTCTAGCGCTGAAATTTTAGAGCTTTTAAGACAAAGCGGTGCTGACATACAAGCAGTCGATGAGGCCGGCTTTAACGCGATGGACTACGCTGTAAAAAACGGCAATGACGCTGCGGTAGGATATCTAAAAACGCTAAATTTAAAGCCAAATATCGAATAA
- a CDS encoding methyl-accepting chemotaxis protein: protein MRSITNKIALMLLIALFIAFAAISAASYYTAESKVVDLVVQNQDQILKDVKAVTDTFFEEYTDASKRFAKKIENTPNDEQSLLAEIKFQKGQTSYLVGDLYFGRDSDGYFFQSDGTSLKPDVDNFDPRKRSWYIAAKEKGGAIYSEPYIEAVNKKLVMSFAAPVYKDGKFAGVSAIDLKIEDLSKKILDMGKTKYSYVYIMHKNGVVLIHSNPEIIGKVVDFSKTVSTKFKDGDFDENGLISYVNPQGKNVMARTLPINDEGWLVVAAMGTDTFSSNTLPLLKTQIALAVIFIIALSVFVYFLLKKSLSPIKTIQEKLNEVFAFITHEAKAPEKLEINTNDEFAQMSGSINQNIDKVIAGIKKDSTMIDELNNVANMMIRGNLGAKISSDPNNPALMELKNLLNTFFASISENLKSIVSVLSSYTKNDFTAKVELKDGIESDIKDMIMGVKSMGEVVCEMLKGNLAEAQSLEEKANVLAQSMKELTDGANIQANSLQESAAAVEQMSSSMNAISQKAQDVTRQSEEIKNIIVIIRDIADQTNLLALNAAIEAARAGEHGRGFAVVADEVRKLAERTQKSLGEIEANANVLAQSINEMSESIREQAEGINMINQSVSQIDNLTHKNIQIIGKTNEVTSEVDDMAKLIVTDVRKKKF, encoded by the coding sequence ATGAGATCCATAACCAACAAAATAGCACTCATGCTATTGATTGCGTTATTTATCGCGTTTGCAGCTATATCAGCTGCTAGTTACTACACGGCCGAGAGTAAAGTCGTTGATCTTGTTGTCCAAAATCAAGATCAAATTTTAAAAGATGTTAAGGCGGTCACGGATACCTTTTTTGAGGAGTATACCGATGCGTCAAAGAGGTTTGCAAAAAAGATAGAGAATACTCCTAACGACGAGCAAAGCCTTTTGGCCGAGATCAAATTTCAAAAGGGACAAACCAGTTATTTGGTAGGAGATCTTTATTTTGGTAGAGATAGTGACGGCTATTTTTTCCAATCAGACGGCACAAGTTTAAAGCCTGATGTCGATAACTTCGATCCTAGAAAGCGCTCTTGGTATATCGCTGCTAAAGAAAAGGGCGGCGCCATATACAGTGAGCCTTACATAGAGGCGGTCAATAAAAAGCTAGTCATGAGCTTTGCCGCACCGGTTTATAAAGACGGTAAATTTGCAGGAGTATCGGCTATCGATCTAAAGATAGAAGATCTTAGCAAGAAAATTCTTGATATGGGTAAAACTAAATATAGCTATGTTTATATCATGCATAAAAATGGTGTGGTTTTGATACATAGTAACCCTGAAATAATAGGCAAAGTTGTTGACTTTAGTAAAACGGTTTCAACAAAGTTTAAAGATGGTGATTTTGATGAAAATGGCTTGATTTCTTACGTAAATCCTCAAGGTAAGAACGTAATGGCTAGAACTTTACCGATAAATGATGAGGGCTGGTTGGTCGTAGCGGCAATGGGAACGGATACCTTTTCTAGCAATACTCTCCCCCTCCTAAAAACCCAAATAGCCCTTGCCGTTATCTTCATCATCGCTCTTTCGGTATTTGTCTATTTCTTACTCAAAAAATCACTAAGTCCTATAAAGACCATACAAGAAAAGCTAAACGAAGTGTTCGCCTTCATCACTCATGAAGCAAAAGCTCCCGAGAAACTAGAGATAAACACTAATGATGAATTTGCTCAAATGAGTGGCAGCATCAATCAAAATATAGATAAAGTGATAGCTGGCATCAAAAAAGACAGCACCATGATAGATGAGCTAAACAATGTAGCAAACATGATGATAAGAGGAAATTTAGGAGCTAAAATTTCATCTGATCCAAATAACCCTGCATTGATGGAGCTAAAAAACCTACTAAATACTTTCTTTGCTTCCATATCTGAAAACCTAAAGAGCATAGTAAGCGTATTAAGCTCATATACCAAAAACGACTTCACTGCTAAAGTAGAGCTCAAAGACGGTATAGAAAGCGATATCAAAGATATGATAATGGGCGTCAAGTCTATGGGTGAAGTAGTATGCGAGATGCTAAAAGGAAATTTAGCTGAAGCTCAGTCTCTTGAAGAAAAGGCAAATGTATTAGCTCAGTCTATGAAAGAGCTGACAGATGGAGCGAACATACAAGCAAATTCACTTCAAGAAAGTGCAGCTGCAGTAGAGCAGATGTCTAGCTCAATGAACGCCATAAGCCAAAAAGCTCAAGATGTCACAAGACAATCCGAAGAGATTAAAAACATCATAGTGATAATTAGAGACATAGCAGATCAAACAAATCTTCTAGCACTAAATGCCGCAATAGAAGCAGCCAGGGCGGGAGAGCATGGTAGAGGCTTTGCAGTAGTTGCCGATGAAGTAAGAAAACTAGCAGAGAGGACTCAAAAGAGCTTAGGAGAGATAGAAGCTAATGCAAATGTCTTGGCTCAAAGCATAAACGAGATGAGTGAATCTATAAGAGAGCAAGCAGAAGGCATAAATATGATAAATCAATCTGTTTCTCAAATAGATAACCTAACTCACAAGAACATACAAATCATAGGCAAGACGAATGAAGTGACATCCGAGGTAGATGATATGGCTAAGCTCATAGTCACTGATGTAAGGAAGAAGAAATTTTAG
- a CDS encoding ComEA family DNA-binding protein, with product MNKVLLSLIATASLALAAVNLNTATKEELMSLDGIGSSKADAIIEYRKANKFNSIEDLKKVNGIGDKTYENLKSDISTSGDTSIKEKAKKQKDKVKETKEKIKSKAEDKSKDIKEDTKSKTKKMKEKMVG from the coding sequence AGCTACTGCTTCATTAGCGTTGGCAGCTGTAAATTTAAACACTGCTACTAAAGAGGAGCTCATGAGCTTGGATGGTATAGGAAGCTCTAAGGCAGATGCCATAATAGAGTATAGGAAGGCAAACAAATTCAACTCCATAGAGGATCTAAAGAAAGTAAATGGCATAGGTGACAAGACATATGAAAATTTAAAATCAGATATTTCTACCTCAGGAGATACTAGCATAAAAGAAAAAGCTAAAAAGCAAAAAGATAAAGTAAAAGAGACCAAAGAAAAGATAAAGAGTAAGGCAGAAGATAAAAGTAAAGACATAAAAGAAGATACGAAGAGCAAGACTAAAAAGATGAAAGAGAAGATGGTAGGGTGA